One genomic region from Desulfallas thermosapovorans DSM 6562 encodes:
- a CDS encoding mannose-1-phosphate guanylyltransferase/mannose-6-phosphate isomerase, which produces MKAVILAGGSGSRLWPLSRNQYPKQFLKLRNMDKSIFQLTLERCLKLARLAEIYIVTNINYKFLVLGQIEELGYRFDENHVLVEPSGKNTLPAVYYAIKEIQKQGDDIVVVIPSDQLIDDEEKFIRTIKQGENIAGKYLITYGIRPNKPHTGYGYIKPALPLEQGYTVDEFKEKPDYETALNYVENGYLWNSGMFMFRTDIFTEEVKRFNPEVYEAFKSSDINEIYERTPNISIDYGVMEKTERVAVIPLNIRWSDLGSFDAFYERFDRDENGNIAFNGDILIDSSNNLLYTNKDKTVALIGVEDLIVVDQKDALLLCKKDQSQKVKEVVDRLKNTNNPRVDFHLTTYRPWGSYTILEEGLFYKIKRITVLPGKKLSYQLHHHRSEHWIVVKGTAMVTVEGVESFVRSGESTFVKTGYKHRLENPGKVSLEVIEVQLGEYLEEDDIVRFDDDFGRATSNS; this is translated from the coding sequence CTGTTATTTTGGCCGGGGGTAGCGGCTCCAGGCTATGGCCTCTTAGTAGAAACCAGTATCCGAAGCAGTTTTTAAAACTAAGAAATATGGATAAATCTATTTTCCAACTAACACTTGAAAGATGTCTTAAGCTCGCTAGATTGGCGGAAATTTACATAGTAACAAACATAAACTATAAGTTTTTAGTGCTGGGACAAATTGAGGAGCTAGGTTACAGATTCGACGAGAATCATGTTTTAGTCGAGCCGTCAGGCAAAAATACGCTTCCGGCTGTTTATTATGCTATAAAAGAAATTCAAAAACAGGGTGATGATATAGTAGTAGTTATCCCGTCTGACCAGTTGATTGACGATGAAGAAAAATTTATCCGTACCATCAAGCAGGGTGAAAATATAGCTGGAAAATATTTAATTACTTACGGGATACGTCCAAACAAGCCACATACAGGTTACGGTTATATTAAGCCTGCATTGCCTTTGGAGCAAGGTTATACAGTAGATGAATTTAAAGAAAAACCAGATTATGAAACAGCGCTGAATTACGTAGAAAATGGTTATTTGTGGAACAGTGGTATGTTTATGTTCCGTACGGATATTTTTACAGAAGAAGTAAAACGGTTTAACCCAGAAGTCTATGAGGCTTTTAAATCAAGCGATATTAATGAAATATATGAGAGAACACCAAATATATCCATAGATTACGGTGTTATGGAAAAGACTGAACGGGTGGCGGTTATTCCTTTAAACATTAGGTGGAGTGACCTGGGGAGTTTTGATGCTTTTTATGAAAGATTTGACAGAGATGAAAACGGAAATATTGCTTTTAATGGTGATATATTAATTGATTCATCAAATAATCTTCTCTACACCAATAAGGATAAAACCGTAGCGTTAATTGGTGTTGAGGATTTAATTGTGGTTGATCAAAAAGATGCGTTGTTATTATGTAAAAAAGACCAATCACAAAAAGTTAAAGAAGTTGTTGACCGGTTAAAGAATACCAATAACCCGAGGGTGGATTTTCATTTGACCACTTACCGGCCCTGGGGTTCCTATACGATTTTAGAGGAAGGGCTGTTTTATAAAATAAAGCGCATCACTGTTTTGCCGGGGAAAAAATTGAGTTATCAACTTCACCATCACCGTAGCGAACACTGGATCGTGGTCAAGGGAACAGCCATGGTTACCGTGGAAGGTGTTGAGTCTTTCGTTAGAAGCGGTGAAAGCACTTTTGTAAAAACAGGGTACAAACACCGTTTGGAGAACCCTGGGAAGGTTTCGCTGGAGGTAATAGAGGTGCAGCTTGGCGAGTATTTGGAAGAAGACGATATAGTCCGGTTTGATGATGATTTTGGCAGGGCGACTAGTAATTCTTGA
- a CDS encoding class I SAM-dependent methyltransferase: MKISGGLTEKGVVVGNCYDKYGSRNPIARRLIKGFESALTELVDKVKPSNIHEVGCGEGYWTLRWLEQGIAVRGSDFSEKVIELARMNALERNLSPEVFKIRSIYDLDSASDAAELVVCCEVLEHLERPQDGLQRLQLVANPYLIVSVPCEPIWSIMNIVRGKYLRNLGNTPGHIQRWSRSKFIQLVSRYFDIEEVRKPVPWTMLLCRCRSRLA; encoded by the coding sequence TTGAAAATTTCCGGTGGTCTTACTGAAAAAGGTGTGGTTGTAGGTAATTGTTATGATAAATATGGCTCGCGTAACCCTATAGCGCGACGGTTGATAAAAGGTTTTGAATCTGCATTGACGGAGCTGGTAGACAAGGTAAAACCGTCTAATATTCACGAAGTGGGCTGTGGGGAGGGTTATTGGACATTACGCTGGCTAGAACAGGGTATTGCAGTACGCGGTAGTGACTTTTCAGAGAAAGTTATTGAGTTGGCGCGTATGAATGCGCTGGAGCGAAACCTTTCCCCAGAGGTTTTTAAGATTCGTAGTATCTATGATTTGGATTCTGCGTCCGATGCTGCGGAATTAGTTGTATGTTGCGAAGTGCTAGAACATTTGGAAAGGCCCCAGGATGGTTTGCAGCGTTTGCAGTTGGTTGCTAACCCTTACCTCATTGTAAGTGTACCGTGCGAGCCTATTTGGAGTATTATGAATATAGTCAGAGGCAAGTATTTAAGAAATTTGGGCAATACTCCGGGTCATATTCAACGTTGGTCGCGGAGTAAGTTTATACAACTTGTTTCCCGTTATTTCGATATAGAGGAGGTTCGCAAGCCTGTTCCGTGGACAATGCTGTTATGCCGCTGCCGTTCACGGCTTGCCTGA